A part of Pantoea vagans genomic DNA contains:
- the prc gene encoding carboxy terminal-processing peptidase — protein MNTLFKVGLIAGLLLAGPTFGAENITRADQIPQLHEDPQDPTVSERVTSRFTRSHYRQFDLDQNFSAKIFDRYLNMLDYSHNVLLASDVAQFASKKTTVGDELRSGKLDLFYDIYNLAQKRRFERYQYALTVLARPMNFSGNDTIDIDRAKAPWPKDQAELNALWDAKVKYDQLSLKLAGKDDNEIRDVLTKRYNFAIRRLAQSNGEDVFQLVMNAFAREIDPHTSYLSPRNTEQFNTEMSLSLEGIGAVLQMDDDYTVINSMVAGGPAAKSKAITVGDRIVGVGQPGKPMEDVIGWRLDDVVAKIKGPKGSKVRLEILPAGKGTKTRTVTLTREKIRLEDRAVKLTIKNVGKQKVGVLDIPGFYVGLTDDVKVQLQKLQKQNVDSVVIDLRTNGGGALTEAVSLSGLFIPSGPVVQVRDNNGRVREDSDNDGVVYYKGPLVVLVDRFSASASEIFAAAMQDYGRAVIVGEPTFGKGTVQQYRSLNRIYDQMLRPEWPALGSVSYTIQKFYRINGGSTQRKGVTPDLLMPTGVEAAETGEKFEDNALPWDSIKAATYTKTGDVKPLVAQLTKQHADRIAQDREFQYIMKDIARYNALKDKRNIVSLNLAQREKENHEDDASRLERINARYQAEGKKPLKNLDELPKDYKEPDPYLDETVKIANDLAQLEKSQPDAPAAK, from the coding sequence ATGAACACCCTTTTTAAAGTTGGACTTATTGCGGGCCTGCTCTTAGCAGGCCCAACCTTCGGCGCAGAGAATATTACCCGCGCCGATCAGATTCCCCAGCTTCACGAAGACCCGCAGGATCCGACGGTCAGTGAGCGCGTCACGTCGCGCTTTACCCGTTCCCACTACCGCCAGTTCGATCTGGATCAGAACTTTTCCGCGAAAATTTTTGATCGCTACCTGAACATGCTCGACTACAGCCACAATGTGCTGCTGGCGTCAGATGTGGCGCAGTTTGCCAGCAAAAAAACCACCGTCGGCGATGAGCTGCGCAGTGGCAAGCTGGATCTCTTTTACGATATTTATAATCTGGCGCAGAAACGCCGTTTTGAGCGCTATCAGTATGCGCTGACGGTGCTGGCGCGTCCGATGAATTTCAGCGGCAATGACACCATCGACATTGACCGCGCCAAAGCGCCCTGGCCGAAAGATCAGGCTGAGCTGAACGCGCTCTGGGATGCCAAGGTCAAATATGACCAGCTGAGTCTGAAGCTGGCAGGCAAAGACGATAACGAGATCCGCGACGTTCTGACCAAGCGTTATAACTTCGCGATCCGTCGTCTGGCCCAGAGCAACGGCGAAGACGTTTTCCAGCTGGTGATGAACGCCTTTGCCCGCGAAATCGATCCGCATACCAGCTATCTGTCGCCGCGTAACACCGAGCAGTTCAATACCGAGATGAGCCTGTCACTGGAAGGCATCGGTGCAGTCCTGCAGATGGATGACGACTACACCGTGATCAACTCGATGGTCGCAGGCGGTCCGGCAGCGAAAAGCAAAGCCATCACCGTGGGCGATCGCATCGTGGGTGTCGGTCAGCCAGGCAAGCCGATGGAAGATGTGATCGGCTGGCGTCTGGATGATGTCGTGGCAAAAATCAAAGGACCCAAGGGCAGCAAAGTGCGCCTGGAAATTCTGCCTGCCGGTAAGGGCACCAAAACCCGTACCGTGACGCTGACGCGTGAGAAAATCCGTCTGGAAGATCGCGCGGTTAAACTGACTATCAAAAATGTCGGCAAGCAGAAAGTGGGCGTGCTCGATATTCCTGGCTTCTATGTCGGTCTCACCGACGACGTGAAAGTCCAGCTGCAGAAACTGCAGAAACAGAACGTCGATAGCGTGGTGATCGATCTGCGCACCAACGGCGGCGGTGCGCTGACCGAAGCGGTCTCGCTTTCCGGCCTGTTTATTCCGAGTGGTCCGGTGGTGCAGGTTCGCGACAATAATGGTCGGGTGCGTGAAGACAGCGATAACGACGGCGTGGTCTACTACAAAGGTCCGCTGGTGGTGCTGGTCGATCGCTTCAGCGCCTCTGCTTCTGAGATCTTTGCTGCCGCGATGCAGGATTACGGTCGTGCAGTGATTGTCGGCGAGCCAACCTTTGGTAAAGGCACCGTTCAGCAGTATCGCTCGCTGAACCGCATCTACGATCAGATGCTGCGTCCGGAGTGGCCAGCGTTAGGCTCCGTTTCTTACACCATCCAGAAGTTCTATCGCATTAACGGCGGCAGCACACAGCGTAAAGGCGTCACGCCGGACCTGCTGATGCCAACCGGCGTTGAAGCGGCTGAAACCGGTGAGAAATTTGAAGATAACGCCCTGCCATGGGACAGCATCAAAGCGGCCACCTATACCAAAACCGGTGATGTTAAACCGCTGGTCGCGCAGCTGACGAAGCAGCATGCTGACCGTATCGCTCAGGATCGCGAGTTCCAGTACATCATGAAGGACATTGCCCGTTACAATGCCCTGAAAGATAAGCGCAACATCGTGTCACTCAATCTTGCGCAGCGCGAGAAAGAGAACCACGAAGATGATGCGTCACGTCTGGAGCGAATCAATGCGCGCTATCAGGCCGAAGGCAAAAAACCGCTGAAGAACCTGGATGAGTTGCCGAAAGATTATAAAGAGCCGGATCCGTATCTCGATGAGACGGTGAAGATCGCTAACGATCTTGCGCAACTGGAGAAATCCCAGCCAGACGCGCCAGCAGCGAAATAA
- the htpX gene encoding protease HtpX produces MMRIALFLMTNLAVMLVFGLILSLTGIQSSSVQGLMIMAGLFGFGGAFVSLLMSKWMALRSVGGEVIEQPRNETERWLVDTIGRQAQQAGIAMPQVAIYHAPDINAFATGARRNASLVAVSTGLLQNMSRDEAEAVLAHEVSHIANGDMITMTLIQGVVNTFVIFVSRILAQIAAGFMSGNRDGEESSNGNPLVYFAVSMVLELVFGILASIITMWFSRHREFHADAGSAKLVGREKMIAALQRLKTSYEPQEPSSMMAFCINGKGKSFSELFMSHPPLDKRIEALRSGQYLK; encoded by the coding sequence ATGATGCGTATTGCTCTTTTCCTGATGACCAACCTGGCTGTGATGTTGGTATTCGGGCTGATTCTCAGCCTGACAGGGATCCAGTCAAGCAGTGTTCAGGGCCTGATGATCATGGCAGGTCTGTTTGGCTTCGGCGGTGCGTTTGTTTCACTGCTGATGTCGAAGTGGATGGCGCTGCGATCGGTTGGCGGTGAAGTGATTGAACAGCCACGCAACGAAACCGAGCGCTGGCTGGTGGATACCATTGGCCGTCAGGCCCAGCAGGCGGGCATTGCGATGCCACAGGTTGCGATCTATCACGCACCAGATATCAACGCCTTTGCGACCGGTGCGCGTCGTAACGCCTCACTGGTGGCTGTCTCAACCGGTCTGCTGCAGAACATGAGCCGTGATGAGGCGGAAGCGGTGCTGGCTCACGAAGTGTCGCACATCGCTAACGGTGACATGATCACCATGACGCTGATCCAGGGTGTGGTGAACACCTTCGTGATTTTCGTTTCACGTATTCTGGCGCAGATTGCGGCGGGCTTTATGTCCGGCAACCGTGATGGTGAGGAGAGCAGCAACGGCAATCCGCTGGTCTACTTTGCGGTGTCGATGGTGCTGGAACTGGTGTTTGGTATTCTCGCCAGCATCATCACCATGTGGTTCTCCCGTCATCGTGAGTTCCACGCCGATGCCGGTTCAGCGAAGCTGGTCGGTCGTGAGAAGATGATTGCGGCGTTACAGCGTCTGAAAACCAGCTACGAACCGCAGGAGCCGAGCAGCATGATGGCGTTCTGTATCAACGGTAAGGGCAAATCGTTCAGCGAGCTGTTCATGTCGCACCCGCCGTTAGACAAGCGTATTGAAGCCCTGCGCAGCGGTCAGTATCTGAAGTAG
- a CDS encoding MFS transporter, which produces MTLSPPQDGLPPRQRYMAIVTIALGLTMAVLDGAIANVALPTISRELNASPAQSIWIVNAYQIAIIVSLLSLSFLGDMLGYRRVYQAGLALFIATSLFCAFSTTLTMLTFARVLQGLGGAALMSVNTALIRIIYPQRYLGRGMAINSLVVAVSTAAGPTVAAAILSVASWKWLFLINVPLGAIALWLALRTLPDNPQKATTQKFDVPSAIMNALFFGLIISALSGFAQGQSHLLVLSEVVALLVVGWFFIRRQLNMAVPLLPVDLLRIPIFSLSMGTSVCSFCAQMLAMVSLPFFLQNVLQRNEVATGLLLTPWPLATMVFAPIAGRLIERVHAGLLGGIGLAMFALGLFLLAWLPVNPGDGDIIWRMMLCGAGFGLFQSPNNHTIVTSAPRNRSGGASGMLGTARLLGQSMGAALVALMFNLFDERGTHVSLLLAGSFAAVAALVSVSRMTQTRT; this is translated from the coding sequence ATGACACTCTCTCCTCCTCAGGATGGATTACCTCCGCGTCAGCGCTATATGGCTATCGTCACCATTGCGCTGGGCCTGACCATGGCGGTATTAGACGGCGCGATTGCTAATGTCGCGTTACCGACCATATCCCGTGAACTGAATGCCAGTCCGGCACAGTCCATCTGGATTGTGAATGCCTATCAGATTGCGATTATCGTCTCGCTGCTGTCACTTTCGTTTCTGGGCGACATGCTGGGTTATCGCCGCGTCTATCAGGCTGGCCTGGCACTGTTTATTGCGACCTCACTGTTCTGCGCCTTTTCGACCACGCTAACCATGCTGACTTTTGCCCGCGTGCTGCAGGGGTTGGGCGGCGCGGCGCTGATGAGTGTGAATACCGCGCTGATACGCATTATCTATCCGCAGCGCTATCTGGGACGCGGCATGGCGATCAACTCGCTGGTCGTGGCCGTATCAACCGCGGCTGGCCCGACGGTAGCGGCAGCAATACTCTCGGTAGCCAGCTGGAAATGGCTGTTTCTGATTAACGTCCCGCTGGGGGCCATTGCACTCTGGCTGGCGCTGCGAACCCTGCCTGATAACCCGCAGAAAGCCACAACACAGAAATTCGATGTGCCCAGCGCGATCATGAACGCCCTGTTCTTTGGCCTGATCATTTCCGCTCTGAGCGGCTTTGCCCAGGGACAGAGTCATCTGCTGGTGCTCTCCGAGGTCGTTGCGCTGCTGGTCGTGGGCTGGTTCTTTATTCGTCGTCAGCTCAATATGGCGGTGCCGCTGCTGCCGGTTGATCTGCTGCGTATCCCGATTTTCAGCCTGTCGATGGGAACGTCGGTCTGTTCGTTCTGTGCCCAGATGCTGGCGATGGTCTCACTGCCCTTCTTTCTGCAGAACGTCCTGCAGCGTAATGAGGTGGCGACCGGGTTGCTGCTGACGCCCTGGCCGCTGGCAACGATGGTATTTGCGCCGATTGCCGGCCGTCTGATTGAACGGGTGCATGCCGGGTTGTTAGGGGGGATCGGACTGGCGATGTTCGCGCTGGGACTGTTCCTGCTCGCCTGGCTGCCGGTAAATCCGGGCGATGGCGATATTATCTGGCGCATGATGCTGTGCGGTGCCGGTTTCGGGCTGTTCCAGTCACCCAACAACCACACGATTGTCACCTCCGCGCCACGTAATCGCAGTGGCGGAGCCAGCGGCATGCTGGGTACTGCGCGTCTTCTGGGGCAGAGTATGGGTGCCGCGCTGGTCGCACTGATGTTTAATCTGTTTGATGAACGTGGGACGCACGTTTCGCTGCTGCTTGCAGGGAGCTTTGCCGCCGTGGCGGCGCTGGTGAGCGTGTCGCGCATGACGCAGACCCGCACGTAA
- the kdgR gene encoding DNA-binding transcriptional regulator KdgR, with product MSSAENDKQPDSVSSVLKVFGILQALGEERDHGITELAQRVMMSKSTVYRFLQTMKSLGYVTQEGESEKYSLTLKLFELGAKALQNVDLIRSADVQMRELSRLTKETIHLGALEEDSIVYIHKIDSLYNLRMYSRIGRRNPLHTTAIGKVLLAWRDRSDVEEILRDVEFKRSTANTLLSAEALITTLDQVKAQGYGEDNEEQEEGLRCLAVPVFDRFGVVIAGLSISFPTIRFSEDARQDYVAMLHRAARTLSAEMGYHDYPF from the coding sequence ATGTCCTCTGCTGAAAATGATAAACAGCCCGATTCCGTCTCTTCGGTTCTTAAAGTGTTCGGCATTCTGCAGGCGCTGGGTGAAGAGCGCGATCACGGTATAACCGAGCTTGCGCAGCGCGTGATGATGTCAAAAAGTACCGTCTACCGTTTCCTGCAAACCATGAAATCGCTGGGCTATGTGACACAGGAAGGTGAGAGCGAGAAGTACTCACTGACGCTGAAGCTGTTTGAACTGGGTGCTAAGGCGCTGCAGAACGTCGATTTGATCCGCAGTGCGGATGTACAGATGCGTGAGCTGTCGCGTCTGACTAAAGAGACGATCCACCTGGGGGCGCTGGAAGAGGACAGCATTGTCTACATCCATAAAATCGACTCACTCTATAACCTGCGCATGTATTCGCGCATTGGCCGTCGCAACCCGCTGCATACCACCGCGATTGGTAAAGTCCTGCTCGCCTGGCGCGATCGCAGCGATGTTGAGGAAATCCTGCGGGATGTGGAGTTTAAACGCAGCACAGCCAATACGCTGCTGAGCGCGGAAGCGCTGATTACGACGCTGGATCAGGTCAAAGCGCAGGGTTACGGCGAAGATAATGAAGAGCAGGAAGAGGGATTACGCTGCCTTGCCGTGCCGGTGTTCGATCGGTTTGGCGTGGTGATTGCGGGACTCAGCATCTCGTTTCCCACCATTCGCTTTTCGGAAGATGCCCGCCAGGATTATGTGGCAATGCTGCATCGGGCGGCGCGTACGCTTTCAGCAGAAATGGGCTATCACGACTACCCATTCTGA
- a CDS encoding YobH family protein codes for MKLFIRTIGLLAVIWLAMLLTGYGVLTGSTKNAAGLGLQCSYLTARGVISAQYLHTDSGVVGVTDCPLLKKSGEVIDN; via the coding sequence ATGAAACTGTTTATTCGCACAATAGGCTTGCTGGCGGTGATCTGGCTGGCAATGCTGCTTACCGGCTATGGTGTGTTAACCGGCAGTACTAAAAATGCTGCCGGACTTGGCCTGCAGTGCAGCTATCTTACCGCTCGCGGCGTGATCAGCGCGCAGTATCTGCATACCGACAGTGGCGTGGTGGGCGTGACGGATTGTCCGTTGCTGAAGAAAAGCGGAGAAGTGATCGATAACTAG
- a CDS encoding YebO family protein yields the protein MNELAANPGPLVSYGLLVIILIVAFIVWFFVNRASVRAGEQIHLLESLLEEQKKQNQLLRRLIEMQPGAENTKTDDDREKRDFIRLIPER from the coding sequence ATGAATGAGTTAGCCGCAAATCCGGGCCCCCTGGTCAGCTATGGCCTGCTGGTCATTATTTTGATTGTGGCGTTTATCGTCTGGTTCTTTGTTAACCGGGCCAGCGTACGCGCAGGTGAGCAAATCCACTTACTGGAATCCTTACTGGAAGAGCAGAAGAAGCAGAATCAGCTGCTGCGCCGCCTGATTGAGATGCAGCCTGGGGCAGAAAATACAAAAACCGATGACGATCGGGAGAAGCGCGACTTTATCCGGTTAATCCCGGAACGTTAA
- a CDS encoding MBL fold metallo-hydrolase: MAWKNPWYDSSKAHHTPEGFRNPEPEQRKPGDLQRWRRERKAQALPAPPQQGYAAFTRQWWQPADISGSDDRIWWLGHAAVLLRLNGQYILIDPALSPRASPLAFAGPQRKTPAPISIADLPQLDVVLISHNHYDHLDKLTVKAIIRHFPQATFIVPLGLAKWCRAKGVKQVHQIDWWQQITLGDLCFDAVPARHWSMRTPRDRNRSLWCGWVVRSASLRFWFSGDSGYSDSLLEIPARLGPFSVAALPIGAYAPKWFMASQHMDPDQAVALWQAAGRPLTLPIHWGVFELADESLDAPPQELANALQRADEHNGRFAPWRIGEGRSLNNCSQE, from the coding sequence ATGGCCTGGAAAAATCCGTGGTATGACAGCAGTAAAGCGCATCACACGCCAGAGGGATTCCGTAATCCTGAACCGGAACAACGAAAACCGGGTGACCTGCAACGCTGGCGCAGGGAGCGTAAAGCACAGGCGCTCCCTGCGCCACCCCAGCAGGGTTATGCGGCCTTCACCAGGCAATGGTGGCAGCCCGCGGATATCAGCGGCAGTGACGATCGTATCTGGTGGCTGGGACATGCTGCCGTCCTGTTACGGCTCAATGGACAATATATTCTGATCGATCCGGCGCTCTCACCACGCGCCTCACCGCTGGCGTTTGCGGGGCCACAGCGTAAAACGCCCGCGCCCATCAGCATCGCTGATCTGCCGCAGCTTGATGTCGTGCTGATTTCACACAACCATTACGATCATCTGGATAAACTGACGGTTAAAGCGATTATCCGGCATTTTCCGCAGGCGACCTTTATTGTGCCGCTGGGACTGGCGAAATGGTGCAGAGCGAAGGGCGTGAAACAGGTGCACCAGATCGACTGGTGGCAGCAGATAACGCTCGGCGACCTCTGTTTTGATGCGGTGCCAGCCCGTCACTGGAGTATGCGAACCCCACGCGATCGCAACCGTTCGCTCTGGTGCGGCTGGGTCGTGCGCTCTGCCTCCCTGCGTTTCTGGTTTTCGGGCGACAGTGGCTACAGTGATAGCCTGCTGGAGATTCCGGCCCGGCTTGGCCCGTTCAGCGTGGCTGCGTTGCCGATTGGCGCGTATGCACCCAAATGGTTCATGGCAAGCCAGCATATGGATCCCGATCAGGCGGTGGCGTTATGGCAGGCGGCAGGCAGGCCATTGACGCTGCCTATTCACTGGGGCGTGTTTGAGCTGGCCGATGAGTCGCTGGATGCGCCACCCCAGGAGCTGGCGAATGCGCTACAGCGGGCAGACGAACATAACGGCCGCTTCGCCCCCTGGCGAATAGGCGAAGGTCGCAGTCTGAATAATTGCAGCCAGGAATAA
- the cspE gene encoding transcription antiterminator/RNA stability regulator CspE — protein sequence MAKIKGQVKWFNESKGFGFITPADGSKDVFVHFSAIQGNGFKTLAEGQSVEFEIQDGQKGPAAVNVTAI from the coding sequence ATGGCAAAGATTAAAGGTCAGGTTAAGTGGTTCAACGAGTCTAAAGGTTTTGGTTTTATTACTCCTGCTGACGGCAGCAAAGATGTGTTCGTACACTTCTCTGCTATTCAGGGCAACGGTTTTAAAACCCTGGCTGAAGGCCAGAGCGTTGAGTTCGAGATTCAGGACGGCCAGAAAGGCCCTGCAGCTGTTAACGTCACTGCTATCTGA
- the rlmA gene encoding 23S rRNA (guanine(745)-N(1))-methyltransferase produces MSLICPLCHSPLTLTDRSWCCENRHQFDQAKEGYVNLLPVQHKRSREPGDSAEMMQARREFLEAGYYQPLREQVVSLLAPVLNLPECKILDIGCGEGYYTAALAEAANGDAEIYGLDVARMAIRLAAKRYPAVRFCVASSQRLPFADQSLDAIVRIYAPCNEAELARVLKPGGLVLTVTPGPHHLQQFKALIYREVQLHVPEQKDYPGFRQVAQHALRYPMALTGAAATTLLQMTPFAWRAREDVWQTLQQSEQFSCDADFTLTMWQRD; encoded by the coding sequence ATGTCCCTGATTTGCCCTCTTTGTCACTCTCCACTGACCCTCACTGACCGCAGCTGGTGCTGTGAAAACCGCCATCAGTTCGATCAGGCGAAAGAAGGGTATGTCAATCTGCTGCCCGTTCAGCATAAACGGTCGCGTGAACCGGGTGACAGTGCAGAGATGATGCAGGCACGACGGGAGTTTCTTGAGGCAGGCTATTATCAGCCGCTGCGTGAGCAGGTAGTCAGCCTGCTTGCGCCGGTACTGAATCTGCCAGAGTGTAAAATCCTGGATATCGGCTGCGGTGAAGGGTACTACACCGCCGCACTGGCGGAGGCGGCGAACGGAGACGCTGAGATTTATGGCCTGGATGTTGCCAGAATGGCCATCCGGCTGGCGGCTAAGCGCTATCCTGCGGTGCGTTTCTGCGTGGCTTCCAGTCAGCGCTTACCCTTTGCCGATCAGTCCCTGGATGCGATTGTACGCATCTACGCACCCTGCAATGAAGCGGAACTGGCTCGCGTGCTGAAGCCGGGTGGTCTGGTGCTGACGGTCACTCCAGGCCCGCATCATCTGCAGCAGTTCAAAGCGCTGATTTATCGCGAAGTGCAGCTGCATGTGCCGGAACAGAAAGATTATCCTGGCTTCCGGCAGGTAGCGCAGCATGCCCTGCGTTATCCGATGGCATTAACCGGCGCAGCGGCGACGACATTGCTGCAGATGACGCCCTTTGCCTGGCGGGCGCGTGAAGACGTCTGGCAAACGCTGCAGCAGAGTGAGCAGTTCAGCTGCGATGCTGATTTTACCCTGACAATGTGGCAGCGCGACTAG
- a CDS encoding DUF986 family protein: protein MSLTDALIACCIAALMGFAVYHEAILPRRHGPTRLRVTLRRQHKLDSLIFIGLLLILLWNNVSHHGPQLTTSLLMVLSFMAFWLFWLRKPTLLMKNEGLFYAGVWIDYRRIQGMNLSEDGILVIQLEQRRLLIAVQQLDDLERIYNTLVEAR, encoded by the coding sequence ATGTCCTTAACTGACGCGTTGATTGCGTGTTGTATCGCCGCCCTGATGGGATTTGCCGTTTACCATGAGGCGATTCTGCCGCGTCGGCACGGACCGACCCGCTTACGGGTAACGCTGCGCAGGCAGCATAAACTTGATAGCCTGATATTCATCGGCCTGCTGCTGATTTTACTGTGGAACAATGTCAGTCATCACGGCCCACAGCTCACCACCTCACTGCTGATGGTGCTGAGTTTTATGGCGTTCTGGCTCTTCTGGCTGCGCAAACCCACGCTGCTGATGAAAAATGAGGGATTGTTTTACGCCGGTGTCTGGATCGATTACCGGCGGATTCAGGGCATGAATCTTTCTGAGGATGGCATTCTGGTGATTCAGCTGGAGCAACGCCGTCTGCTGATTGCGGTGCAGCAACTCGACGACCTGGAGCGCATCTACAATACGCTGGTCGAGGCGCGCTAG
- a CDS encoding PTS mannose transporter subunit IID, whose product MVDMTKVEKKLTPGDVRAVFLRSNLFQGSWNFERMQALGFCFSMVPVIRRLYPENNDERRQAIKRHLEFFNTHPYVAAPVLGVTMAMEEQRANGAPIDDGAINGLKVGLMGPLAGVGDPIFWGTVRPVFAALGAGIAMSGSLLGPLLFFVLFNLARLLTRYYGVAYGYRKGIDIVSDMGGGFLQKLTEGASILGLFVMGALVNKWTHVNIPLVVSRITDSTGKTTVTTVQSILDQLMPGIVPLLLTFGCMWLLRRKVNALWIIVGFFAIGIFGYWIGLLGL is encoded by the coding sequence ATGGTTGATATGACGAAAGTTGAAAAGAAACTGACCCCCGGTGATGTCCGCGCCGTTTTTCTGCGCTCTAACCTTTTCCAGGGTTCATGGAACTTTGAGCGTATGCAGGCGCTGGGCTTCTGCTTCTCAATGGTGCCGGTCATCCGCCGCCTCTATCCTGAGAATAACGATGAACGCAGGCAGGCGATCAAACGTCATCTGGAGTTTTTCAATACCCATCCTTATGTCGCCGCGCCGGTACTGGGCGTTACCATGGCGATGGAAGAGCAGCGTGCCAACGGCGCACCTATCGACGACGGTGCGATTAACGGCCTGAAAGTCGGGCTGATGGGGCCGCTGGCCGGTGTTGGCGACCCGATCTTCTGGGGTACGGTACGTCCGGTGTTTGCCGCGCTGGGTGCCGGTATTGCCATGAGCGGCAGTCTGCTGGGTCCGCTGCTGTTCTTCGTACTGTTTAACCTGGCCCGTCTGCTGACCCGCTACTACGGCGTGGCGTATGGCTATCGCAAAGGGATCGACATCGTCAGCGACATGGGCGGCGGTTTCCTGCAGAAGCTCACGGAGGGCGCCTCAATTCTGGGGCTGTTTGTCATGGGGGCGCTGGTCAACAAGTGGACGCACGTCAACATCCCGCTGGTGGTATCGCGCATTACTGACTCCACCGGCAAAACCACCGTCACTACGGTACAGTCAATCCTCGATCAGCTGATGCCAGGCATTGTGCCGCTGCTGCTGACCTTTGGCTGTATGTGGCTGTTACGCCGTAAAGTGAATGCGCTGTGGATTATCGTCGGCTTCTTTGCCATCGGTATCTTTGGTTACTGGATCGGCCTGCTCGGTCTGTAA
- a CDS encoding PTS mannose/fructose/sorbose transporter subunit IIC has protein sequence MEITSLQIILIFIVACIAGMGSILDEFQFHRPLVACTLIGIVLGDMKTGIIIGGTLEMIALGWMNIGAAVAPDAALASIISTILVIAGGQSVGAGIALAIPLAAAGQVLTIIVRTLTVAFQHAADKAAEKGNLTAISWIHVSALLLQAMRIAIPALIVAISVGTSAVHALLSSIPEVVTNGLNIAGGMIVVVGYAMVINMMRAGYLMPFFYLGFVTAAFTNFNLVALGVIGVVMAVLYIQLSPKYNRVAGVPTGAATANDLDNELD, from the coding sequence ATGGAAATAACCTCGCTACAAATTATTTTGATTTTTATTGTCGCCTGTATTGCCGGTATGGGGTCGATTCTGGATGAGTTCCAGTTTCACCGCCCGCTGGTCGCCTGTACGCTGATTGGTATCGTACTGGGTGATATGAAAACCGGTATTATCATCGGCGGTACGCTGGAGATGATTGCGCTGGGCTGGATGAACATCGGTGCCGCGGTTGCCCCTGATGCCGCCCTCGCCTCTATCATCTCCACTATCCTGGTCATCGCTGGCGGTCAGAGTGTGGGTGCCGGTATTGCACTGGCGATTCCGCTGGCTGCCGCCGGACAGGTGCTGACCATTATCGTGCGTACGCTCACCGTGGCCTTCCAGCACGCGGCTGATAAAGCCGCCGAGAAAGGTAACCTTACGGCCATCTCCTGGATCCATGTCTCTGCCCTGCTGTTACAGGCGATGCGTATCGCCATCCCGGCGCTGATTGTGGCGATTTCGGTCGGCACCAGTGCCGTTCATGCGCTGCTGAGTTCCATTCCTGAAGTGGTCACCAACGGCCTGAATATCGCCGGTGGCATGATTGTGGTGGTCGGTTACGCGATGGTCATCAATATGATGCGCGCAGGCTATCTGATGCCGTTCTTCTACCTGGGCTTCGTTACCGCGGCCTTCACCAACTTCAACCTGGTGGCGCTGGGCGTCATTGGCGTGGTGATGGCGGTGCTCTACATTCAGCTCAGCCCGAAATACAACCGTGTGGCGGGCGTACCGACAGGTGCTGCAACCGCAAACGATCTTGATAACGAACTCGATTAA